The following proteins are co-located in the Vigna unguiculata cultivar IT97K-499-35 chromosome 9, ASM411807v1, whole genome shotgun sequence genome:
- the LOC114163335 gene encoding MAG2-interacting protein 2 isoform X2, with protein sequence MEVVLYETRHHASNYPHQHQDRLHLQQQANESTKATFFSLLSSRGVSQLKDKWTEYKQPKRLRRLVSLFVSATAKHVAVAAGNRITILSKEDDYQNPCAIFTSPSLGTFSLGTWSEDEEVLGVADDSDTLYFIKFSGVVVAEISKKNLKVSSPIISLFSDVDLDTSESYLFSVVTSDGLVQQIEISRGQIGSTFPNYISNHTIHICNNIFCFDHHSELNLFVAVHKNSGSSHLSLLRRNSSTELEQLFSLQFEGLYLKPKDYRGLLTYAKVLISPQASFVATLDLTGCLHIFKLDKEGLTLSRFVLGERDGSAMSGDLSNGVNKSCVDFMDFTWWCDHILAIVNRSGVVMLIDILNGSTVPAEDHAYFLPVLERALKYKGCVFLLASQSLKEGGDASHDGSTEELHQTDWIITDRLNQFHLSRLFWHLVSFTEKSVPEMYSILINKKKYQAALDFADSHGLDKEKVLKSQWLNSSHGVNEIKNILSNIKDKNFVLSECVDRIGVTEDAVKALLDYGLRITDHHKFSVVDDDNSSKVWNLRLARLKILQFRDRLETYLGINMGRFSVQEYSKFRIMPINEAAISLAESGKIGALNLLFKRHPYSLSLFMLEILAAIPETVPVQMYGQLLPGRSPPSGFAVRQDDWVECEKMVHFINASVKNHDILIQVKTEPFVKHFHGFPWPSIDELSNWYTNRARAMDDFSGQLDNCLSLLEFALRKGLSELQSFHQDVLYLNQIVYSNDDDSEMGFSMNLAKWVELSDYEKFKFLLKGVKEENVTERLHSRAIPFLREKFHKVSLLGDVIVSDCTNRNMEESFLVRWLKDTSEENKLDICLVVIEEGCRNFQSNDYFKTEAEAVDCALQCIYLSTVTDKWSIMAAILSKVSQLHDGAFQVEDLERRLKTAEGHIEAGRLLAFYQVPKPLNFFLGAQLDEKGVKQIIRLILSKFIRRQPSRSDSEWASMWRDMQYLREKAFPFLDPEYILTEFCRGLLKAGKFSLARNYLKGTSSVALASEKAENLVIQAAREYFFSASSLSCSEIWKARECLNLYPSSGNVKAEADIIDALTAKLPNLGVNILPMQFRQIKDPMEIIKMAITNQSGAYFHVDELIEVARLLGLRSADDISTVEEAIAREAAVSGDLQLAFDLCLGLARKGHGTIWDLCAAIARGPALDNMDVDSRKQLLGFALSHCDEESIGELLHAWKDLDMQGQCEILMTSTETNPSKFSEFDGIGADNQDVHLQKARDVLSIVAKTLAIGDRVDWASILTENGKVLSFAASQLPWLIELSKKGEHQRKLSTGKQYLNIRTQAVVTILCWLARNGFAPRDNLIASLAESIMEPPVTEEEDIMGCSYLLNLVDAFNGVEIIEEQLKIRKDYQEICSIMSVGMAYSLLHNSGLKTDPSQRRELLKRRFREKHASPSSDDMDKLGKVQSSFWREWKLKLEEQKRLTEHSRALEKIIPGVETERFLSRDSIYIENVVISLIESVKLERKHILKDILKLVDTYDLNCTEVLLRYLSAVLVSDTWSNDDITAEVAGYKGEIIGNSEKTIETISTIVYPAIDGCNKLRLAYVYGLLSECYLQQENTKDLSPVVQVDHVNANISLARYYKVLEQECKNISFVTNLNFKNIAGLHGLYFECFSDEVYACIEESSLSALSKMVQALVNMYGDSLPDGFMSWQDVYRYYVVSLLKDLETKVTTDSSNRTPEYLQGFINKLEQSYDLCQVYIRLLSRPDALGIMKQYFTIILPFFSSYGLLPDNSTWQECLIVLLNFWMRLTDDMKEIALEKSSGETGCFDPQCLMNCLKVFMKLVMEDIISPSQGWGSICGYVICGLKGDSSAEIYSFCRAMIFSGCGFGAVAEVFTVASSDSGLASDCGQGSQDLPHFYLHILETVLSELISGSHESQNLYHILSSLSKLEGDLKVMQCVRHVIWERMVQFSDNLQLPSSVRVFVLELMQFISGKNIRGFSTEILANVQPWEEWNELIFASRKSETDVDKSLPDHKDSSSRVTNTLIALKSSQLAASISPSIEITPDDLLNADKAVSCFMGLCGEAREDLHFDALVAILEEWDGLFTAGKNGETIAEATKGGNDWNNDDWDEGWESLEGVDNPEKEKIEDSVFVHPLHVCWAEIFRKFISLSRFTDVLRLIDQSYLKPNALLLDEDDACSLIQMAFPIDCFLALKMSLLLPYKTLQLQSLGAVEDSTKQGIPQSRSKDYELLTLILSSGCLSSIITDSTYGTLFSYICYLVGNLSNQSQQVLVSGRGTHNNEDHENQLLLFTRILFPNFISELVKADQHILAGFLVTKFMHGNESLSLINIAGASLKRYLEMQLQMLQISEFPVEKTCKTLKNTVGRLRGKLSSFIQSILPLVSASVS encoded by the exons ATGGAGGTGGTGCTCTACGAGACGCGACATCACGCTTCCAATTACCCTCATCAACACCAAGACCGTCTCCATCTCCAACAACAG GCAAACGAAAGCACCAAGGCTACCTTCTTCTCCTTGCTTTCTTCTCGAG GTGTGAGCCAACTCAAGGATAAATGGACCGAATACAAGCAACCGAAGAGACTCAGAAGATTGGTGTCGCTGTTCGTTTCCGCCACAGCCAAACACGTCGCAGTTGCCGCGGGAAATCGGATAACGATTCTTAGTAAAGAGGACGACTATCAAAATCCATGCGCCATTTTCACCA GTCCTAGTCTTGGTACGTTTAGTTTAGGAACTTGGTCTGAAGATGAAGAAGTTCTTGGAGTTGCTGACGACTCTGATACACTCTATTTTATCAAATTCAGCGGCGTAGTTGTCGCAGAAATCTCGAAGAAAAATCTGAAAGTCTCTTCTCCAATTATTTCCCTATTTTCTGATGTGGATTTGGATACAAGCGAGTCTTACTT GTTCTCTGTTGTTACGTCAGATGGTTTGGTTCAGCAAATTGAGATCAGCCGTGGCCAGATTGGCTCTACCTTTCCCAATTACATTTCTAATCACACGATTCATATCTGCAACAATATTTTCTGCTTTGACCACCATAGTGAGCTTAACCTTTTTGTGGCTGTTCATAAGAACTCTG GATCTAGCCATCTTTCTTTGTTGCGGAGGAATTCAAGTACAGAACTGGAGCAGTTGTTCTCTTTGCAATTTGAGGGGTTATATTTAAAGCCAAAAGATTACAGAGGTCTACTGACATATGCAAAGGTGCTAATCTCACCACAGGCTTCATTCGTTGCTACTCTGGATTTGACAGGGTGCTTGCATATTTTTAAGCTGGACAAAGAAGGCCTCACACTCTCCCGGTTTGTCTTGGGAGAGAGAGATGGTTCAGCAATGTCTGGTGATTTATCGAATGGAGTGAACAAATCTTGTGTGGATTTTATGGATTTTACTTGGTGGTGTGACCATATCCTTGCCATTGTAAACAGGAGTGGTGTGGTTATGTTGATTGACATCCTTAATGGTTCTACAGTTCCAGCAGAGGATCATGCATATTTTTTACCTGTTTTGGAAAGAGCACTGAAATATAAGGGCTGTGTTTTTCTTTTAGCAAGTCAATCATTGAAAGAAGGAGGTGATGCTTCGCATGATGGGTCAACGGAAGAGTTGCATCAGACAGATTGGATAATTACCGATAGGCTTAATCAATTTCATCTTTCTAGATTGTTCTGGCACCTTGTTTCATTTACTGAGAAGTCTGTCCCTGAAATGTATAGTATACTGattaacaagaaaaaatatcagGCTGCTCTGGATTTTGCTGATAGTCATGGATTGGATAAAGAAAAAGTTCTGAAGTCACAGTGGTTGAATTCTAGCCATGGAGTAAATGAAATAAAGAACATTTTATCGAATATCAAGGATAAAAATTTTGTACTTTCTGAATGTGTTGATAGAATTGGAGTGACAGAAGATGCTGTGAAGGCTTTGCTAGATTATGGTCTACGCATCACTGACCATCATAAATTCTCAGTAGTAGATGATGATAATTCTAGTAAAGTATGGAATCTTCGCCTTGCCAGACTTAAAATCTTACAATTTAGAGACAGGCTGGAAACATACCTTGGAATAAACATGGGCAG GTTTTCTGTGCAGGAATATAGCAAATTCCGCATTATGCCTATTAATGAGGCTGCCATATCACTTGCTGAGAGTGGAAAAATTGGAGCACTAAACTTGCTCTTCAAGCGTCATCCATATTCTTTGTCTCTATTTATGTTGGAAATTTTAGCTGCCATCCCAGAAACTGTTCCGGTACAAATGTATGGGCAGCTTCTTCCTGGGAGATCTCCCCCGTCTGGTTTTGCCGTGAGGCAAGATGATTGGGTTGAATGTGAGAAGATGGTTCACTTCATTAATGCATCAGTTAAAAACCATGACATTCTAATACAAGTCAAAACTGAACCTTTTGTTAagcatttccatggatttccttGGCCATCAATTGATGAGCTCTCAAACTGGTATACGAATAGAGCTAGAGcaatggatgattttagtggaCAGCTGGATAATTGCCTCAGCCTGCTTGAATTTGCTCTTCGCAAAGGCCTATCTGAATTACAATCGTTCCATCAGGATGTGTTATACTTGAATCAAATTGTTTACTCCAATGATGATGATAGTGAAATGGGCTTCAGCATGAATCTTGCCAAGTGGGTAGAATTGTCAGactatgaaaaatttaaatttttgcttAAGGGAGTGAAAGAGGAAAATGTAACCGAAAGGTTACACAGTAGAGCCATTCCATTTCTGCGTGAAAAGTTTCACAAGGTATCCTTACTCGGAGATGTCATTGTTTCTGATTGTACAAATCGAAATATGGAGGAATCATTTTTAGTCAGATGGTTGAAGGACACTTCTGAAGAGAATAAATTGGATATATGCTTGGTGGTAATTGAAGAAGGGTGCAGAAACTTCCAAAGTAATGACTATTTCAAAACTGAGGCTGAAGCTGTTGATTGTGCTTTGCAATGCATATACTTGTCTACAGTTACAGATAAGTGGAGTATTATGGCTGCTATACTATCTAAAGTTTCTCAACTACATG ATGGTGCATTTCAAGTAGAGGACCTTGAGAGAAGACTTAAAACTGCTGAAGGTCACATTGAAGCAGGGAGGCTTTTGGCATTTTACCAG GTCCCAAAGCCATTAAACTTTTTCCTAGGTGCTCAGTTggatgaaaagggtgtaaaacaGATTATACGTCTTATTCTTTCTAAATTTATTCGTCGTCAGCCAAGCCGGTCCGATAGTGAATGGGCCAGCATGTGGCGTGATATGCAATACTTGAGGGAAAAGGCATTTCCTTTCCTGGACCCAGAGTATATTTTGACTGAATTTTGCAGAGGACTGCTCAAAGCTGGGAAGTTTTCTCTTGCAAGAAATTACTTGAAGGGTACAAGTTCAGTTGCTTTGGCTTCTGAGAAGGCTGAAAACCTTGTCATTCAAGCAGCTAGGGAGTACTTCTTCTCAGCTTCAAGCCTTTCTTGCTCTGAA ATCTGGAAGGCCAGAGAATGTCTTAATCTATATCCAAGTAGTGGAAATGTAAAGGCAGAGGCAGATATTATTGATGCACTTACTGCTAAACTTCCAAACCTTGGAGTGAATATTCTGCCCATGCAATTCAGGCAAATAAAAGATCCTAtggaaattataaaaatggcaaTCACAAATCAAAGTGGAGCATATTTTCATGTTGATGAACTTATTGAGGTTGCCAGACTTCTTGGCTTGAGGTCCGCTGATGACATATCAACTGTTGAGGAAGCTATTGCTCGAGAAGCTGCAGTTTCTGGTGATTTACAGCTGGCATTTGATCTTTGTCTTGGTTTGGCCAGAAAAGGACATGGTACCATATGGGATTTATGTGCTGCAATTGCAAGAGGCCCTGCCCTTGATAATATGGATGTGGATTCTCGAAAGCAGCTATTAGGGTTTGCTTTAAGCCACTGTGATGAGGAATCTATTGGTGAGCTTCTCCACGCATGGAAGGATCTAGATATGCAGGGCCAGTGTGAAATATTGATGACATCAACAGAGACAAATCCTTCCAAATTTTCA GAGTTTGATGGTATTGGTGCTGACAATCAAGATGTTCATCTTCAGAAAGCTAGAGACGTGCTTTCCATCGTTGCGAAAACCTTGGCTATTGGCGATCGAGTTGATTGGGCATCAATCTTGACTGAAAATGGGAAAGTTCTGTCTTTCGCTGCTTCACAGCTCCCTTGGTTGATTGAATTAAGTAAGAAAGGAGAGCATCAGAGGAAACTCAGTACTGGAAAACAATATCTAAATATCAGAACACAAGCTGTGGTAACCATTTTGTGCTGGTTGGCAAGAAATGGATTTGCCCCAAGAGACAATCTGATTGCCTCTCTAGCAGAATCAATTATGGAGCCACCAGTCACCGAAGAGGAAGATATAATGGGTTGCTCCTATCTTTTGAATCTTGTGGATGCCTTCAATGGGGTAGAAATTATAGAAGAACAACTCAAAATAAGAAAAGACTATCAAGAAATTTGTAGTATCATGAGTGTTGGGATGGCATACAGCTTACTACATAACTCTGGACTAAAGACTGACCCTTCTCAACGGAGGGAGCTATTGAAGAGAAGGTTTAGGGAAAAGCATGCATCACCCAGTTCTG ACGATATGGATAAACTTGGCAAAGTACAATCCTCATTTTGGAGAGAGTGGAAATTGAAGTTAGAAGAACAAAAGCGTCTCACTGAACATTCCAGAGCACTAGAAAAAATAATTCCTGGGGTTGAGACAGAGCGCTTTTTGTCCAGGGATTCCATCTATATTGAGAATGTTGTTATCTCTCTCATTGAGTCAGTAAAGTTAGAAAGAAAGCACATTTTGAAGGACATTTTAAAACTGGTTGACACTTATGACTTGAACTGTACCGAG GTGCTACTGCGTTACCTAAGTGCTGTCCTTGTTTCTGATACTTGGAGCAATGATGATATTACAGCTGAAGTTGCAGGTTATAAAGGGGAAATAATTGGTAATAGTGAGAAAACCATTGAAACCATCTCAACAATTGTATACCCTGCAATTGACGGGTGCAACAAACTACGCCTTGCTTATGTATATGGCTTGTTATCAGAGTGCTACTTGCAACAGGAAAATACCAAAGATTTATCGCCAGTGGTGCAGGTTGATCATGTAAATGCCAATATAAGCTTGGCACGATATTATAAGGTCCTCGAGCAAGAATGCAAAAATATATCCTTTGTCACTAACCTGAACTTCAAAAATATTGCTGGGCTACATGGTTTGTACTTTGAGTGCTTTAGTGATGAAGTTTATGCATGCATTGAGGAAAGTAGCTTGTCAGCTTTGTCAAAAATGGTACAGGCTCTTGTCAATATGTACGGAGACTCATTGCCTGATGGTTTCATGTCATGGCAGGATGTCTATAGGTATTACGTTGTAAGTTTGCTGAAAGATTTGGAGACTAAAGTTACTACTGATTCTAGCAATAGAACTCCTGAATATCTGCAAGGCTTTATAAACAAGCTTGAACAGAGTTATGATTTGTGCCAAGTGTATATTAGGCTTTTGAGCCGGCCTGATGCTTTGGGGATCATGAAGCAGTATTTCACCATAATCTTGCCTTTCTTCAGTTCATATGGACTCCTACCTGACAATTCAACATGGCAAGAGTGCCTTATTGTTCTTCTGAACTTTTGGATGAGGTTGAcagatgatatgaaggaaattGCATTGGAGAAAAGTTCAGGAGAAACTGGTTGCTTTGATCCGCAATGTTTAATGAATTGCCTGAaggtttttatgaaattggtaatGGAAGATATCATCTCCCCTAGTCAGGGCTGGGGCAGCATATGTGGCTATGTCATTTGTGGCTTAAAAGGTGATTCTTCTGCAGAAATTTATAGTTTCTGCAGAGCTATGATTTTTTCTGGCTGTGGGTTTGGTGCTGTTGCAGAGGTTTTTACTGTTGCATCATCAGATTCTGGTTTAGCTTCTGATTGTGGCCAAGGTTCTCAGGATCTTCCTCATTTTTATTTGCATATTCTTGAAACTGTTTTGTCTGAATTGATCAGTGGATCCCATGAGAGCCAGAACCTGTATCATATATTGTCTTCTTTAAGCAAGCTAGAAGGTGACTTAAAGGTTATGCAATGTGTTAGACATGTAATTTGGGAAAGAATGGTCCAATTCTCTGACAATTTGCAGTTGCCAAGTTCGGTCAGAGTTTTTGTGCTAGAGCTAATGCAATTTATCTCGGGTAAAAATATTAGGGGTTTCTCTACAGAAATACTAGCCAATGTTCAACCATGGGAAGAATGGAATGAATTGATTTTTGCTAGTAGAAAGAGCGAGACTGATGTTGACAAGTCATTGCCAGATCACAAAGACTCTTCTAGTAGGGTTACAAATACTTTGATTGCTCTTAAATCATCTCAGCTTGCGGCCTCAATCTCTCCTAGCATAGAAATTACCCCTGATGATCTATTGAATGCAGACAAGGCCGTGTCTTGCTTTATGGGGTTGTGTGGAGAAGCTCGTGAAGATCTCCATTTTGATGCTCTTGTGGCTATTTTGGAAGAGTGGGATGGACTTTTCACTGCAGGGAAAAATGGAGAAACCATTGCTGAAGCAACCAAAGGAGGAAATGACTGGAACAATGATGATTGGGACGAGGGATGGGAAAGCCTTGAGGGAGTAGACAATCCTGAGAAAGAGAAGATAGAAGACTCTGTTTTTGTTCACCCTTTGCATGTGTGTTGGGCGGAGATTTTCAGAAAATTCATAAGCCTTTCAAGGTTTACTGATGTGCTTAGACTTATTGACCAATCATATTTAAAGCCTAATGCTTTGTTACTTGATGAAGATGATGCCTGCAGCTTAATCCAGATGGCATTTCCAATTGATTGCTTTCTGGCTTTGAAGATGTCACTGTTGCTGCCCTACAAAACATTACAGTTGCAGTCCCTGGGTGCAGTTGAGGATAGCACAAAACAAGGCATCCCTCAATCGAGGAGCAAGGACTACGagttattaactttaattttatcctCTGGATGTCTTTCTTCTATCATCACTGATTCTACCTATGGTACTCTGTTCTCTTATATCTGCTATTTGGTTGGAAACTTATCCAATCAATCTCAACAAGTTCTGGTGTCAGGTAGAGGAACTCACAACAATGAAGATCATGAGAATCAGTTGCTTCTTTTCACAAGGATCCTTTTCCCTAATTTCATTTCAGAACTTGTGAAGGCTGATCAACATATTCTAGCTGGATTTCTTGTCACAAAATTTATGCACGGTAATGAATCACTCAGTCTCATTAACATTGCCGGGGCCAGTCTTAAGAGGTATCTGGAGATGCAGCTGCAAATGCTACAGATCAGCGAGTTCCCGGTTGAGAAGACATGTAAAACATTGAAGAATACCGTTGGCCGTTTGAGAGGCAAACTTAGTAGTTTTATTCAATCCATATTGCCATTGGTTTCTGCTAGTGTTAGTTGA